From a region of the Prevotella melaninogenica genome:
- the rpsE gene encoding 30S ribosomal protein S5 has product MAMNRVKVNSDVELKDRLVAINRVTKVTKGGRTFTFAAIVVVGDGKGVIGWGLGKAGEVTAAIQKGTDSAKKNLVKVPVLKGTVPHEAEARFSGAHVLLKPAAAGTGLKAGGAMRAVLESAGVTDVIAKSKGSSNPHNLVKATIAALADMRDAYTIAGERGISMDKVFNG; this is encoded by the coding sequence ATGGCAATGAATAGAGTAAAAGTAAATAGTGATGTAGAACTGAAAGATCGCTTGGTTGCTATCAACCGTGTAACTAAGGTTACAAAGGGTGGTCGTACTTTCACATTCGCAGCTATCGTCGTTGTAGGTGACGGTAAGGGCGTTATTGGCTGGGGTCTTGGTAAGGCTGGTGAGGTTACTGCTGCTATCCAGAAGGGTACAGATTCAGCAAAGAAGAATCTTGTTAAGGTTCCTGTTTTGAAGGGTACTGTTCCTCATGAGGCAGAAGCTCGCTTCAGCGGTGCTCATGTTCTCCTTAAGCCAGCTGCAGCCGGTACTGGTTTGAAGGCCGGTGGTGCTATGCGTGCTGTTCTTGAGAGCGCAGGTGTTACTGACGTGATTGCAAAGTCAAAGGGTTCTTCTAACCCTCATAACCTTGTAAAGGCTACTATCGCTGCCCTCGCTGATATGCGTGACGCATATACAATCGCTGGTGAGCGTGGTATCAGCATGGATAAAGTATTTAACGGTTAA
- the rpsQ gene encoding 30S ribosomal protein S17, with the protein MVQMETRNLRKVRQGVVISNKMDKTIVIAAKFKEKHPIYGKFVQKTKKYHAHDEKNEANVGDTVLIMETRPLSKTKRWRLVQIVEKAK; encoded by the coding sequence ATGGTCCAGATGGAAACAAGAAATTTAAGAAAAGTAAGACAGGGTGTCGTTATCAGCAACAAAATGGATAAAACCATCGTTATTGCAGCTAAGTTCAAGGAGAAGCACCCTATTTATGGTAAGTTTGTCCAGAAGACAAAGAAGTACCATGCTCATGACGAGAAGAATGAGGCTAATGTAGGTGATACAGTACTCATTATGGAGACTCGTCCTCTTTCTAAGACAAAGAGATGGAGATTAGTTCAAATTGTAGAAAAAGCTAAGTAA
- the rplO gene encoding 50S ribosomal protein L15, giving the protein MKLNNLKPAVGSTHSRRRIGRGPGSGLGGTSTRGHKGAKSRSGYKKKIGFEGGQMPLQRRVPKAGFKNINHKEYFAVNLSTLQALAEKNNLTKIGVEELKAAGLTNGKELVKVLGNGELKAKLEVSANAFSKTAEEAIKAVGGNTTII; this is encoded by the coding sequence ATGAAATTAAATAATTTGAAACCAGCTGTTGGCTCTACACATTCACGTCGTCGTATTGGTCGTGGTCCAGGTTCTGGACTCGGTGGTACTTCTACTCGTGGTCACAAGGGTGCAAAGTCACGTTCTGGTTATAAGAAGAAGATTGGCTTTGAGGGTGGTCAGATGCCTCTCCAGCGTCGTGTACCGAAGGCTGGTTTCAAGAACATCAACCACAAGGAATATTTTGCTGTAAATCTTTCTACTCTTCAGGCACTTGCTGAGAAGAACAATCTTACTAAGATTGGTGTTGAGGAGCTTAAGGCTGCTGGACTTACCAATGGTAAGGAACTTGTTAAGGTTCTCGGTAATGGTGAATTGAAGGCTAAGTTGGAGGTCTCAGCAAATGCCTTCTCTAAGACTGCTGAAGAGGCTATCAAGGCAGTAGGTGGTAACACAACTATAATCTAA
- the rpmD gene encoding 50S ribosomal protein L30, translated as MATIKIKQIKSRIGAPKDQKETLQALGLRKISQVVEVEDTPSCRGMIRKVHHLVSVID; from the coding sequence ATGGCAACAATTAAGATTAAGCAGATTAAGAGCCGTATTGGTGCTCCTAAGGACCAGAAGGAAACTTTGCAGGCATTGGGACTTCGTAAGATTTCTCAGGTTGTTGAGGTAGAGGATACTCCAAGCTGCCGCGGTATGATCCGTAAGGTGCATCACCTGGTATCAGTAATTGATTAA
- the rpsK gene encoding 30S ribosomal protein S11, which translates to MAKKSATSKKRNVRVDALGQLHVHSSFNNIIVSLANNEGQVISWSSAGKMGFRGSKKNTPYAAQMAAEDCSKVAFDLGLRKVKAFVKGPGNGRESAIRAVNAAGIQVTEIVDVTPLPHNGCRPPKRRRV; encoded by the coding sequence ATGGCAAAGAAATCAGCAACATCTAAGAAAAGAAACGTAAGAGTTGATGCGTTGGGACAGCTCCACGTACACAGCTCATTCAATAACATCATTGTATCTTTGGCTAACAACGAGGGTCAGGTTATCTCTTGGTCTTCGGCTGGTAAGATGGGATTCCGTGGATCAAAGAAGAATACTCCTTACGCTGCTCAGATGGCAGCAGAGGATTGCTCTAAGGTAGCTTTCGATCTCGGTCTTCGTAAGGTTAAGGCATTCGTTAAGGGTCCAGGTAACGGTCGTGAGAGCGCAATCCGTGCGGTGAACGCAGCAGGTATTCAGGTAACTGAAATCGTTGACGTTACTCCATTGCCACACAACGGCTGCCGTCCTCCAAAGCGTCGTCGTGTATAA
- the rplN gene encoding 50S ribosomal protein L14: MIQTESKLTVCDNSGAREAKCIRVLGGTRRRYASVGDVIVVAVQNVIPSSELKKGAVSKALIVRTKKEIRRADGSYIRFDDNACVLLNNAGEIRGSRIFGPVARELRAVNMKVVSLAPEVL, translated from the coding sequence ATGATACAGACAGAATCAAAACTTACAGTATGTGATAACAGCGGTGCTCGTGAAGCTAAGTGCATTCGTGTACTCGGTGGTACTCGCCGTCGTTACGCAAGTGTTGGTGACGTTATCGTAGTTGCTGTACAGAACGTCATCCCATCAAGTGAATTGAAAAAGGGTGCAGTATCAAAGGCTTTGATCGTTCGCACAAAGAAGGAAATTCGTCGTGCTGATGGTTCATACATCCGCTTCGATGATAATGCATGTGTATTGCTGAACAACGCTGGCGAAATTCGTGGTAGCCGTATCTTCGGCCCTGTTGCTCGTGAGTTGCGTGCAGTGAACATGAAGGTCGTTTCTTTGGCACCTGAGGTTCTTTAA
- the rplR gene encoding 50S ribosomal protein L18: MTTKKEQRRIKIKFRIRKSVNGTAERPRLSVFRSNKQIYAQVINDLTGTTLASASSLGLEKMAKIDQAKKVGALVAEHAKAAGVEQVVFDRNGYLYHGRVQALADAAREGGLKF, from the coding sequence ATGACAACAAAGAAAGAACAAAGAAGAATTAAGATAAAGTTCCGCATTCGTAAGAGTGTGAACGGTACTGCTGAGCGCCCACGTTTGAGCGTTTTCCGCAGTAATAAGCAGATTTATGCACAGGTTATTAACGATCTGACAGGAACAACCCTCGCTTCTGCTTCTTCACTTGGCCTTGAGAAGATGGCTAAGATTGATCAAGCTAAGAAGGTAGGTGCACTTGTTGCTGAGCATGCTAAGGCTGCTGGCGTAGAGCAGGTTGTTTTTGACCGTAACGGTTATCTCTATCACGGACGTGTACAGGCTTTGGCTGATGCTGCACGTGAGGGAGGACTTAAATTCTAA
- the secY gene encoding preprotein translocase subunit SecY → MKKFIETLKNCWKIEDLRQRLLITILFTAIYRFGSFVVLPGINPTLLEKLQAQTKGGLMSLLDMFSGGAFSHASIFALGIMPYISASIVMQLLAVAVPYFQKMQREGESGHKKINWYTRVLTVVILLFQAPSYLMNLKMQAAGALASGIDWTTFMIPATIILAAGSMFILWLGERITDKGVGNGISIIIMIGIIARLPQALILEFGNRVSEAIGGGIVMLIIEIIILYAVVCAAILLTQGTRKIPVQYAKRVVGNKQYGGARQYIPLKLFAANVMPIIFAQALMFIPLAIVQYSSDSTSSVLQSLMNTKSLAYNCIYVLLIVVFTYFYTAITLNPTQMAEDMKRNNGFIPGVKPGKDTADYIDTVMSRLTGPGALFIAFIAIMPALAGYLNVADAFGQFFGGTSLLILVGVVIDTLQQIESHLMMRHYDGLLNSGHTRGNSGVAAY, encoded by the coding sequence ATGAAAAAGTTTATTGAGACACTGAAGAACTGTTGGAAAATTGAGGATTTGCGTCAGCGACTTCTCATTACTATTCTGTTCACAGCTATTTACCGGTTTGGGTCGTTTGTGGTGCTTCCTGGCATCAATCCTACCCTGTTGGAAAAATTGCAGGCACAGACCAAGGGCGGTCTTATGTCACTTTTGGACATGTTCTCCGGTGGTGCATTTTCTCATGCGTCAATCTTCGCATTAGGAATTATGCCATACATCTCAGCTTCGATCGTTATGCAGCTCCTTGCTGTCGCTGTACCTTATTTTCAGAAGATGCAGCGTGAAGGCGAGAGTGGCCATAAGAAGATAAATTGGTATACGCGTGTCCTGACAGTAGTGATCCTACTGTTTCAGGCACCGTCTTACTTGATGAACTTAAAAATGCAGGCCGCTGGTGCGTTGGCATCAGGTATTGATTGGACTACATTTATGATTCCAGCTACAATTATTCTTGCAGCTGGTTCAATGTTCATTCTTTGGCTCGGTGAGCGTATTACGGATAAGGGTGTCGGAAACGGTATCTCTATTATCATTATGATTGGTATCATTGCACGTCTGCCACAGGCGCTTATTTTGGAATTCGGTAATCGTGTTTCAGAAGCTATTGGTGGTGGTATTGTGATGCTTATCATTGAGATTATCATCCTTTATGCTGTTGTATGTGCGGCTATACTTCTTACACAGGGAACTCGCAAGATTCCTGTGCAGTATGCTAAGCGTGTTGTTGGAAATAAACAATATGGTGGTGCACGTCAGTATATTCCATTAAAACTTTTTGCAGCTAACGTAATGCCTATTATCTTTGCGCAAGCATTGATGTTTATTCCGTTGGCAATCGTTCAGTATTCATCTGATAGTACAAGTTCAGTACTTCAGTCTTTGATGAACACGAAAAGTTTGGCATATAACTGTATTTATGTGCTTCTTATCGTAGTGTTTACTTATTTCTATACTGCGATTACACTTAATCCAACTCAGATGGCTGAGGATATGAAGCGTAATAACGGTTTTATCCCTGGCGTTAAACCTGGAAAGGATACTGCAGATTACATTGATACTGTTATGTCTCGTCTTACGGGACCAGGAGCTTTGTTTATCGCTTTTATTGCTATTATGCCAGCATTAGCAGGATATTTGAATGTTGCTGATGCATTTGGTCAGTTCTTTGGTGGTACTTCATTGTTGATTCTTGTTGGTGTTGTTATCGATACTCTCCAGCAGATTGAGTCACATTTGATGATGCGTCACTATGATGGACTTCTCAATTCTGGACATACACGTGGCAATAGTGGTGTTGCAGCCTATTAA
- the ykgO gene encoding type B 50S ribosomal protein L36 encodes MKTRASLKKRTADCKIVRRKGRLFVINKKNPKFKTRQG; translated from the coding sequence ATGAAGACAAGAGCATCATTAAAGAAGCGTACAGCTGACTGCAAGATCGTTCGTCGTAAGGGTCGTCTGTTCGTTATTAACAAGAAAAACCCTAAGTTCAAAACACGTCAGGGTTAA
- a CDS encoding DNA-directed RNA polymerase subunit alpha, giving the protein MAILAFQKPDKVVMLEANDHFGKFEFRPLEPGFGVTIGNALRRILLSSLEGFAINTVRIAGVEHEFSSVPGVKEDVTNIILNLKQVRFKQVVEEFENEKVSITVENSTEFKAGDIGKYLTGFEVLNPDLVICHLDSKASMQIDLTINKGRGYVPAEENREYCTDVNVLPIDSIYTPIRNVKYAVEPYRVEQKTDYDKLVVEVTTDGSIHPKDALKEAAKILIYHFMLFSDEKITLENPDQEGNQEFDEEVLHMRQLLKTKLTDASLNLSVRALNCLKAADVETLGDLVQYNKTDLLKFRNFGKKSLSELDDLLESLNLSFGTDITKYKLDKE; this is encoded by the coding sequence ATGGCGATATTAGCATTTCAAAAACCTGATAAAGTAGTGATGCTGGAGGCCAATGACCATTTCGGCAAGTTCGAATTTCGTCCTCTTGAGCCTGGCTTCGGTGTTACCATTGGTAACGCTCTTCGCCGCATCCTCCTTTCATCGCTGGAAGGTTTCGCAATCAACACTGTCCGTATAGCTGGTGTTGAGCACGAATTCTCTTCAGTTCCAGGTGTAAAGGAAGATGTTACCAACATCATCTTGAATCTCAAACAAGTTCGATTCAAGCAAGTAGTAGAAGAATTCGAGAATGAGAAAGTTAGTATCACCGTAGAGAATTCCACCGAATTCAAAGCAGGTGATATCGGTAAGTATCTGACTGGATTTGAAGTGTTAAACCCTGATTTGGTGATTTGTCATTTAGACTCCAAGGCTTCTATGCAGATTGATTTGACCATCAACAAAGGACGTGGTTACGTTCCTGCTGAGGAAAATCGTGAATACTGCACTGATGTAAACGTACTCCCAATCGATTCCATCTACACCCCAATTCGTAACGTAAAATATGCCGTTGAGCCATATCGTGTTGAACAGAAGACCGACTATGACAAATTGGTTGTTGAAGTTACGACCGATGGTTCCATCCACCCAAAGGATGCACTGAAAGAGGCTGCAAAGATTCTTATTTATCACTTCATGTTGTTCTCTGATGAGAAGATTACTCTTGAGAATCCAGATCAAGAGGGCAACCAGGAGTTCGATGAGGAGGTTCTGCACATGCGCCAGCTCTTGAAGACCAAGTTGACCGACGCAAGTCTCAACTTGAGTGTTCGTGCACTCAACTGCTTGAAGGCAGCTGATGTAGAGACATTAGGTGACCTCGTTCAGTACAACAAGACGGACCTCTTGAAGTTCCGTAACTTTGGTAAGAAATCGCTTTCTGAGCTTGATGATTTGCTCGAGAGTCTGAATCTGTCGTTTGGAACCGACATTACAAAGTATAAATTGGATAAAGAATAG
- the rplF gene encoding 50S ribosomal protein L6 produces the protein MSRIGKLPISVPAGVTVALNNGVVTVKGPKGELSQKVDSSIKTIIEDGQVTFEIDENSPVNYKQKQAFHGLYRSLVNNMVVGVSEGYKKTLELVGVGYRVSNQGNLVEFSLGYTHPIFIQLPSEVKVETKSERNQNPIITLESADKQLLGLICAKIRSFRKPEPYKGKGVLFQGEVIRRKSGKTAAAK, from the coding sequence ATGTCAAGAATAGGAAAATTACCAATTAGTGTTCCAGCTGGCGTTACAGTTGCTCTTAACAATGGTGTTGTTACAGTAAAGGGTCCTAAGGGTGAACTTTCTCAGAAGGTAGATTCTTCTATTAAGACTATCATCGAGGACGGTCAGGTAACATTCGAAATTGATGAGAATAGCCCAGTAAACTACAAGCAGAAGCAGGCTTTCCACGGTCTTTATCGTTCACTTGTTAACAACATGGTTGTTGGTGTAAGTGAGGGTTACAAAAAGACATTGGAGCTTGTTGGTGTAGGTTATCGTGTTTCTAACCAGGGCAACTTGGTAGAGTTCTCTCTTGGTTATACTCACCCAATCTTTATTCAGCTTCCTTCAGAAGTTAAGGTTGAGACAAAGAGCGAGCGTAACCAGAATCCAATCATCACTCTTGAATCAGCTGACAAGCAGCTGCTTGGTCTCATCTGTGCAAAGATTCGTTCTTTCCGTAAGCCTGAGCCTTACAAGGGTAAGGGTGTCCTGTTCCAGGGTGAGGTTATTCGCAGAAAGTCTGGTAAGACAGCTGCAGCTAAGTAA
- the rpsH gene encoding 30S ribosomal protein S8, which produces MTDPIADYLTRLRNAIMAHHRVVEVPASNLKKSITKILFEKGYILNYKFIEDGPQGSIKVALKYDPVTKQSAIKKLKRVSTPGLRQYTGYKDMPRVINGLGIAILSTSKGVMTDKEAAAEKIGGEVLCYVY; this is translated from the coding sequence ATGACAGATCCAATAGCAGATTATCTGACAAGACTCAGAAACGCAATCATGGCTCATCACCGTGTTGTAGAGGTTCCTGCGTCTAACTTGAAGAAGTCTATTACTAAGATTCTCTTCGAGAAGGGTTACATCTTGAACTATAAGTTCATCGAGGATGGTCCCCAAGGTTCAATCAAGGTCGCACTTAAGTACGATCCTGTAACAAAGCAGAGCGCTATCAAGAAGTTGAAGCGTGTTTCTACCCCAGGTCTTCGCCAGTATACTGGTTACAAAGACATGCCGAGAGTAATTAACGGACTTGGAATTGCTATCCTTTCCACGTCTAAAGGTGTAATGACAGACAAGGAAGCTGCTGCAGAGAAGATCGGTGGTGAGGTTCTTTGCTATGTTTATTAA
- the rplE gene encoding 50S ribosomal protein L5, with protein sequence MNTAQLKKQYKEQIAPALQKQFNYSSAMQVPVLKKIVINQGLGDATQDKKLIEVAVNEISSITGQKAVATYSKKDIANFKLRKKMPIGVMVTLRRERMYEFLEKLVRVSLPRIRDFKGIESKFDGRGNYTLGITEQIIFPEINIDQVDRIQGMNITFVTSAKTDEEGYALLKGFGLPFKNAKND encoded by the coding sequence ATGAATACAGCTCAGTTAAAGAAACAGTATAAGGAGCAGATTGCTCCTGCTTTGCAGAAGCAGTTTAACTATTCTTCAGCTATGCAGGTTCCTGTTTTGAAGAAGATTGTTATCAATCAGGGTCTTGGTGATGCAACTCAGGATAAGAAACTTATCGAGGTTGCAGTGAACGAGATTTCTTCTATCACAGGTCAGAAGGCTGTTGCAACATATTCTAAAAAGGATATTGCAAACTTCAAGTTGCGTAAGAAGATGCCTATTGGCGTTATGGTAACTCTGCGTCGTGAGCGTATGTATGAGTTCCTCGAGAAACTCGTTCGCGTATCTTTGCCACGTATCCGTGACTTCAAGGGTATCGAGAGCAAGTTCGATGGTCGTGGAAATTATACTCTCGGTATCACCGAGCAGATTATTTTCCCAGAGATTAATATCGATCAGGTTGACCGCATCCAGGGTATGAACATTACCTTTGTAACATCAGCTAAGACTGATGAAGAGGGTTATGCTTTGCTGAAGGGCTTCGGACTTCCATTCAAGAATGCTAAAAACGATTAA
- the rpmC gene encoding 50S ribosomal protein L29, producing the protein MKIKEVKELETKDLVEKIENAETALAKMKLNHQITPLENPSQIKAARRDIARMKTELSQRELNK; encoded by the coding sequence ATGAAGATTAAAGAAGTAAAAGAACTCGAGACCAAGGATTTGGTTGAGAAAATTGAGAACGCTGAGACAGCTCTCGCAAAGATGAAGCTGAATCATCAGATTACTCCGCTTGAGAATCCATCTCAGATTAAGGCCGCTCGTCGTGATATTGCACGTATGAAAACAGAACTTTCTCAGAGAGAACTTAATAAATAA
- the rplQ gene encoding 50S ribosomal protein L17, translating into MRHNKKFNHLGRTADHRAALLSNLAVALIQHKRITTTLAKAKALKKYVEPLITRSKNDTTNSRRVVFRYLQNKEAVTELFKEISVKVADRPGGYTRVIKLGTRQGDAAQIAFIELVDYNENMAKSPKAEAKKTRRSRRSTKKADAPAEAAENVAEEAKAE; encoded by the coding sequence ATGAGACATAATAAGAAATTCAACCATTTGGGTCGTACTGCTGACCACCGCGCTGCATTGCTTTCAAACTTGGCAGTTGCTTTGATTCAGCACAAAAGAATCACTACGACTCTTGCTAAGGCAAAGGCTCTTAAGAAGTATGTTGAGCCGCTGATTACACGTTCTAAGAATGATACAACTAACTCACGTCGTGTTGTATTCCGTTATCTTCAGAACAAAGAGGCTGTTACTGAGCTCTTCAAGGAGATTTCAGTTAAGGTAGCTGATCGTCCAGGCGGTTATACACGCGTTATCAAGCTCGGTACTCGTCAGGGTGACGCTGCTCAGATAGCATTCATCGAGTTGGTTGACTACAATGAGAATATGGCTAAGTCTCCAAAGGCTGAAGCTAAGAAGACTCGTCGTAGCCGTCGTTCTACAAAGAAGGCTGATGCACCTGCAGAGGCTGCTGAGAACGTTGCTGAAGAGGCAAAGGCTGAATAA
- the rpsM gene encoding 30S ribosomal protein S13, translating into MAIRIVGVDLPQNKRGEIALTYIYGIGRSSSAKILDKAGISRDLKVSEWSDDQAAKIREIIGAEFKVEGDLRSEIQMNIKRLMDIGCYRGVRHRNGLPVRGQSTKNNARTRKGKKKTVANKKKATK; encoded by the coding sequence ATGGCAATAAGAATTGTTGGAGTAGATTTGCCCCAGAATAAGCGTGGCGAAATCGCATTGACCTATATCTATGGTATTGGTCGAAGTAGTTCAGCAAAGATATTGGATAAGGCTGGTATTAGCCGTGACCTGAAGGTCAGCGAGTGGTCTGATGACCAGGCAGCCAAGATCCGTGAAATTATCGGTGCTGAATTCAAAGTTGAAGGTGATCTCCGTTCTGAGATCCAGATGAACATCAAGCGCCTCATGGATATAGGTTGCTATCGTGGTGTTAGACATCGTAATGGTCTTCCTGTTCGCGGTCAGAGTACTAAGAACAATGCTCGTACCCGTAAGGGAAAGAAGAAGACTGTTGCTAATAAGAAGAAGGCTACTAAGTAA
- the map gene encoding type I methionyl aminopeptidase, which yields MSIFLKTEDEIELMREANLLVGKTLAEVGRHVKPGVTTLQLDKIAEEFIRDNGAIPTFKGYPSSYGPPFPGSICASVNDVVVHGVPSEDVVLKDGDIISVDCGTLLNGFNGDSCYTFCVGEVSEDVKKLLRTTKESLYKGIEVAQAGHHVGDIGQVIQDYCQAQGYGIVRELTGHGIGREMHEEPSVPNYGKRGSGVLLKAGMCIAIEPMVTMGKRKIGLLPDRWSIVTRDRRPAAHFEHTIAIRAGKADILSSFEEVEHLEGQIF from the coding sequence ATGAGTATATTTCTAAAGACTGAAGATGAAATTGAACTCATGCGTGAGGCCAACCTGCTGGTCGGTAAAACGCTGGCAGAAGTTGGTCGTCATGTTAAGCCTGGTGTCACAACTCTCCAGTTAGATAAAATAGCTGAAGAGTTTATTCGTGACAATGGTGCTATACCTACATTCAAAGGTTATCCAAGTTCTTATGGACCTCCTTTCCCTGGTAGTATCTGTGCGTCTGTAAACGATGTTGTGGTGCATGGTGTGCCAAGTGAGGATGTTGTTTTGAAAGATGGAGATATTATCTCTGTTGATTGTGGGACTTTACTTAATGGCTTTAACGGAGATAGTTGTTATACTTTTTGTGTTGGGGAAGTAAGTGAAGACGTCAAGAAGTTGCTTCGTACAACGAAGGAATCCCTTTATAAGGGTATTGAGGTAGCACAAGCAGGTCATCATGTAGGTGATATTGGTCAAGTGATTCAGGATTATTGCCAAGCACAAGGTTATGGTATTGTTCGTGAATTAACAGGACATGGTATCGGACGTGAAATGCATGAGGAGCCATCCGTTCCCAATTATGGTAAGCGTGGAAGTGGTGTATTGCTTAAGGCAGGAATGTGTATTGCGATTGAACCGATGGTAACTATGGGTAAACGAAAAATTGGTTTACTACCTGATCGTTGGAGTATCGTAACACGTGATCGTCGTCCAGCAGCCCATTTTGAGCATACAATTGCGATTAGGGCTGGTAAGGCTGATATTTTATCTTCTTTTGAGGAAGTTGAACATTTAGAAGGACAAATTTTTTAA
- the rpsN gene encoding 30S ribosomal protein S14, whose amino-acid sequence MAKESMKAREVKRAKLVARYAEKRAALKKIIATSNDPEEAYEAARKLQSIPKNANPIRLHNRCKITGRPKGYIRQFGLSRIQFREMASQGLIPGVKKASW is encoded by the coding sequence ATGGCAAAAGAATCAATGAAAGCTCGCGAGGTAAAGCGTGCAAAGCTTGTTGCTCGCTATGCTGAGAAACGCGCTGCTCTGAAGAAGATTATCGCTACTTCAAATGATCCTGAAGAGGCTTATGAGGCTGCTCGCAAGTTGCAGTCTATTCCTAAGAATGCTAATCCAATCCGTTTGCACAATCGTTGCAAGATAACAGGACGTCCAAAGGGTTACATTCGTCAGTTCGGTCTCTCTCGTATTCAGTTCCGTGAGATGGCATCTCAGGGACTCATTCCAGGAGTTAAGAAGGCAAGCTGGTAA
- the rpsD gene encoding 30S ribosomal protein S4 has product MARYIGPKSRIARRFGEPIFGADKVLAKRNFPPGQHGNNRRRKVSEYGAQLAEKQKAKYTYGVLERQFRNLFDKAAKAEGITGEVLLQSLESRLDNVVFRLGIAPTRAAARQLVSHKHIVVNGNVVNIASYQVKAGDVVGVREKAKSLEVIEAALAGFNHSKYPWLEWDDNAKCGKFLHRPDRADIPENIKEQLIVELYSKQ; this is encoded by the coding sequence ATGGCAAGATACATAGGTCCAAAATCACGAATTGCACGCCGTTTCGGTGAGCCAATTTTCGGCGCAGATAAGGTATTAGCTAAGAGAAACTTCCCTCCTGGACAGCACGGTAATAACCGTCGTCGTAAGGTGTCTGAGTATGGTGCTCAGCTTGCAGAGAAGCAGAAGGCTAAATACACTTATGGCGTTTTGGAGCGTCAGTTCCGTAATCTGTTCGATAAGGCTGCAAAGGCAGAGGGTATTACTGGTGAGGTTCTTCTTCAGAGTCTTGAGAGCCGTCTGGATAATGTAGTGTTCCGTCTTGGTATCGCTCCTACTCGTGCAGCTGCTCGTCAGCTCGTTAGCCACAAGCACATTGTTGTTAACGGTAATGTCGTAAATATTGCTTCATATCAGGTAAAGGCTGGTGACGTTGTTGGCGTTCGCGAGAAGGCTAAGTCACTTGAGGTTATCGAGGCTGCATTGGCAGGCTTCAACCACAGCAAGTATCCTTGGCTTGAGTGGGATGATAACGCTAAGTGCGGTAAGTTCCTCCATCGTCCAGACCGTGCTGACATCCCTGAGAACATTAAGGAGCAGTTAATCGTTGAGTTGTACTCTAAACAATAA
- the rplX gene encoding 50S ribosomal protein L24, which produces MAKFHIKKDDQVIVLAGADKGKTGKVLKVIADKERAIVEGVNMVSKSTKPSAANPQGGIVKQEAAIHISNLSLIDPKSGKATRIKIEREGKTVKRIAKKSGEEIK; this is translated from the coding sequence ATGGCAAAATTCCATATAAAGAAAGACGATCAGGTCATTGTTCTTGCCGGTGCGGACAAGGGCAAGACTGGAAAGGTGCTTAAGGTCATCGCAGACAAGGAGCGTGCTATCGTTGAGGGCGTGAATATGGTCTCTAAGAGCACAAAACCTTCTGCTGCTAACCCTCAGGGTGGTATCGTTAAGCAGGAGGCTGCAATTCATATCTCAAATTTAAGTCTCATCGATCCGAAGAGCGGTAAGGCTACACGTATCAAGATTGAGCGTGAAGGCAAGACTGTTAAGCGTATCGCTAAAAAGTCAGGGGAGGAAATTAAGTAA
- the infA gene encoding translation initiation factor IF-1, producing the protein MAKQTAIEQDGTILEALSNAMFRVELENGVDITAHISGKMRMHYIKILPGDKVKVEMSPYDLTKGRIVFRYK; encoded by the coding sequence ATGGCAAAGCAAACTGCAATAGAGCAGGATGGAACAATTCTTGAAGCACTTTCAAATGCAATGTTCCGAGTGGAATTAGAGAATGGTGTTGACATCACCGCTCATATTTCCGGTAAAATGAGAATGCACTACATCAAGATTCTTCCTGGTGATAAGGTGAAGGTTGAGATGAGTCCATACGATCTAACTAAAGGTCGAATCGTTTTCAGATACAAATAA